A single Lactuca sativa cultivar Salinas chromosome 8, Lsat_Salinas_v11, whole genome shotgun sequence DNA region contains:
- the LOC111889359 gene encoding pentatricopeptide repeat-containing protein At2g13600 → MDLGGLLSRYYFSSFSCSVSSPFLLLQKLVDEITQMRPMPIKLQSSALSLMISSFLGSCRPLSIFIIRRLLSTQQKINSRKVPPYENADRSYMDLSQKFYESMKACVNIRSKPLARGLHCQLITTGVDISTFVQNNLINLYAGCGLIDDASLVFHEIELKNVFSWNTMIEGLIDSGRVTAAEKVFDEMPQRDVVSWNSMMSGYYRNGFPEKTIDGFISMVRCSTTLPDAYSFSCVMKACASLENLNLAFQLHSFSEKFKFLGDDSVDSSIVDMYIKCGTPDIAEHVFLKMPNPNLFSWNSMIYGYSQLYDAQRALELFDQMPKRDLVSWNMIISILSKHGHVTKTLGMFIEMCIQGFKPNSKTYASVLSACTSAHELKWGIHLHGRIVRMQQHIDAYIGTGLIDMYAKCGHFKKAHKIFNNLKEHNIVSWTSMIGGAIHSGNEVEAISLFKQMKEIPITSDQFTLATVLGACCGLKDIHLGTQIHGYSIRIGMESLIPVANALVTMYAKCGDICNANHAFKLMTFKDIISWTTMITIFYNIGNIEKAREYFDQMPERNLVSWNSMLKGYVQNGIWEEGFKVFVLMRQKGVKPDCITFITSISACANAAILKLGNQVVSQSVKFGFGNDVSVKNSIITMYSKCGQIQDAKKTFDSMVSKNLISWNAMMDGYAQSGKGNLVIDTFEKMIWSGILPDHISYVSVLSGCSHSGLQPEGQRYFNMLLKDERISPTCEHYACMVDLLCRAGFIEKAKDLIDKMPIEPNAAVWGALLGGCRIHGNATMAETALKNLVVLDAEDSGSYVLLANLYSDSGELDSVSDVRRVMKEKGIRKNPGCSWIEVDNRVHVFTVDDTNHPRINDVYKKLEEIIKKVEDVGMYSSNKAKAYHSEKLAMAFGLMSLPAWMPIHIMKNLRICDDCHSVMKLVSLVTSRELVIRDANRFHHFRDGFCSCRDYW, encoded by the coding sequence ATGGATTTGGGGGGATTATTATCTCGTTACTATTTTTCAAGTTTCAGCTGCTCAGTTTCGTCACCATTCTTGCTGTTGCAGAAACTTGTAGATGAAATCACTCAAATGAGACCCATGCCCATAAAGCTTCAATCATCAGCACTATCTCTCATGATCTCCAGCTTCTTAGGCTCATGTCGTCCTCTCTCGATCTTTATCATCCGTCGCCTTTTGTCAACCCAACAGAAAATCAACTCAAGAAAAGTACCTCCATACGAAAACGCAGATCGATCTTATATGGATTTATCTCAAAAATTCTACGAATCGATGAAAGCATGCGTAAATATTCGGTCGAAACCCTTGGCTCGAGGACTACATTGTCAGCTTATCACAACTGGGGTAGACATTTCAACTTTTGTCCAGAACAATTTAATCAACTTGTACGCCGGTTGTGGTTTGATCGATGACGCGTCTTTAGTATTTCATGAGATTGAATTAAAAAATGTGTTTAGTTGGAACACGATGATTGAGGGATTGATAGATTCAGGACGAGTTACAGCTGCAGAGAAGGTGTTTGACGAAATGCCTCAAAGGGACGTTGTTTCATGGAACTCTATGATGTCTGGTTATTATCGTAATGGGTTTCCAGAGAAGACTATCGATGGTTTCATTTCAATGGTCCGATGTTCTACCACTCTTCCCGATGCATATTCTTTCAGTTGTGTAATGAAAGCCTGTGCTAGCCTCGAAAATCTCAACTTGGCTTTCCAACTACACAGTTTTTCTGAAAAGTTCAAGTTTTTAGGTGATGATTCTGTTGATTCGTCAATAGTTGATATGTACATCAAGTGTGGAACTCCAGATATTGCTGAACATGTTTTCTTGAAGATGCCAAACCCAAATTTATTTTCTTGGAATTCTATGATATATGGTTACTCACAACTATATGATGCTCAAAGGGCCTTGGAACTGTTCGATCAAATGCCTAAAAGAGATCTCGTTTCTTGGAACATGATCATTTCAATATTGTCTAAGCATGGCCATGTCACAAAGACCCTTGGTATGTTCATTGAGATGTGTATCCAAGGCTTTAAACCAAATTCCAAGACATATGCAAGTGTCTTAAGTGCTTGTACAAGTGCACATGAACTCAAATGGGGAATCCACTTACATGGGAGAATTGTCCGAATGCAACAACATATCGATGCATACATTGGCACTGGTCTAATAGACATGTATGCCAAATGTGGACACTTCAAAAAAGCACACAAAATATTTAACAATTTGAAAGAACACAACATTGTATCATGGACATCAATGATAGGAGGAGCAATACATAGTGGCAATGAAGTGGAAGCCATTTCATTGTTCAAACAAATGAAGGAAATTCCAATAACCTCTGATCAATTCACTCTAGCAACTGTTCTTGGAGCTTGTTGTGGTTTAAAAGATATTCACCTCGGAACCCAAATCCATGGATACTCAATCAGAATTGGAATGGAATCTCTAATTCCCGTAGCAAATGCTCTTGTTACAATGTACGCGAAATGTGGCGACATTTGTAATGCAAATCATGCATTTAAGTTAATGACATTCAAAGATATCATATCGTGGACAACCATGATCACGATATTTTACAATATCGGGAACATAGAAAAAGCTCGGGAATATTTCGATCAAATGCCGGAACGGAATCTTGTATCTTGGAATTCAATGTTGAAGGGGTACGTACAAAATGGGATTTGGGAAGAGGGTTTTAAGGTTTTTGTTTTAATGAGACAAAAAGGAGTTAAACCGGATTGTATTACTTTTATAACTTCAATAAGCGCGTGTGCTAATGCAGCCATTTTAAAACTCGGGAACCAAGTAGTCTCTCAAAGTGTAAAGTTTGGGTTTGGAAATGACGTTTCGGTAAAAAATAGTATAATTACAATGTACTCAAAATGCGGGCAAATTCAAGACGCAAAAAAAACATTTGATTCGATGGTGTCAAAGAATTTGATTTCATGGAATGCGATGATGGATGGGTACGCGCAAAGTGGCAAGGGAAATTTAGTAATTGATACGTTTGAGAAAATGATATGGTCGGGCATACTGCCCGACCATATCAGTTACGTATCCGTCCTATCGGGTTGCAGTCATTCAGGGCTGCAACCCGAAGGACAACGTTATTTCAATATGTTGCTAAAAGATGAAAGAATTTCACCAACTTGCGAGCATTACGCGTGTATGGTAGATTTACTTTGTCGTGCGGGATTTATTGAAAAAGCAAAAGATTTAATCGACAAAATGCCAATTGAGCCAAATGCTGCGGTGTGGGGAGCTTTGCTCGGTGGTTGTAGGATTCATGGGAATGCAACAATGGCGGAAACGGCTTTAAAGAATCTTGTGGTATTGGACGCGGAAGATTCCGGAAGCTATGTGTTGTTAGCGAATCTTTATTCCGATTCCGGGGAGTTGGATTCCGTTTCCGATGTGAGACGGGTTATGAAGGAGAAAGGAATAAGGAAAAATCCGGGTTGTAGTTGGATTGAAGTTGATAATAGGGTGCATGTTTTTACTGTTGATGATACAAATCATCCAAGAATTAATGATGTTTATAAAAAATTGGAGGAGATTATTAAAAAGGTTGAAGATGTAGGAATGTATTCTAGTAATAAGGCGAAGGCTTATCATAGTGAGAAGCTTGCGATGGCTTTTGGGTTGATGAGTTTGCCAGCTTGGATGCCTATTCATATAATGAAGAATCTTCGTATATGTGATGATTGTCATTCGGTGATGAAATTGGTATCTCTTGTTACTTCAAGGGAACTTGTAATTCGAGATGCAAATCGGTTTCATCATTTCCGGGATGGGTTTTGCTCATGCCGGGATTACTGGTGA